Proteins encoded within one genomic window of Argiope bruennichi chromosome 7, qqArgBrue1.1, whole genome shotgun sequence:
- the LOC129974959 gene encoding serine protease inhibitor swm-1-like, with the protein MWLYNIRHLLLSLLGITVSQEKPNTLNSQCSLTVTNGTVYCQDDGNENIACFVMCNGIYQGLYHCSRDEGWTEELPRCVTEFTGLSSVESCQKNEVYSECQGHCYRSCSNSDRPASCAQDICVGACVCADGFARDTEGTCVPESTCAASKRINKATSKPPSAEENACDVIACRLTCGLIAGKRGVCIDDQCECE; encoded by the exons ATGTGGCTGTACAACATTAGGCACTTGCTGCTCTCTTTACTGGGAATAACGGTCAGCCAAGAAAAACCAAATACAC TAAACTCGCAATGCAGCTTGACCGTGACCAACGGGACAGTCTACTGCCAAGATGACGGAAATGAAAACATCGCCTGTTTTGTTATGTGCAATGGAATATACCAAGGTCTCTACCACTGTTCTCGGGATGAAGGTTGGACCGAGGAACTTCCACGTTGTGTTACAGAGTTTACAG GTTTATCCAGTGTGGAATCATGCCAAAAGAACGAAGTGTACAGTGAGTGCCAGGGCCACTGTTATAGGAGCTGTAGCAACAGCGATAGGCCAGCCTCTTGCGCACAGGACATTTGTGTGGGAGCCTGTGTCTGTGCAGACGGATTCGCAAGAGATACGGAGGGAACCTGTGTACCTGAGTCTACATGCGCAGCTAGTAAACGGattaataaag CAACCTCCAAACCCCCTTCAGCTGAAGAAAATGCATGCGATGTCATTGCTTGCAGGTTAACGTGCGGCTTGATTGCGGGGAAACGTGGGGTATGCATCGACGACCAATGCGAATGCGAGTGA